The following nucleotide sequence is from Thermodesulfobacteriota bacterium.
CCGCTTTTTCTCGCAGAGGTCGCGCGGGAGGAATTTCACCGCTTCCGCGTTGACGCCCATCTCCCGGAGGTCGACCACCGGCACCTGGAGATATTCCGCCAACGCGTCCAGGACGGCGGACTCCGGGGCGATCCCCCGCCGGACGACGACGTCCACGAGCGTCTCCCCCGCCTTCCGGTCCGCGCGGGCCGCCTCGATCTCCTCCTTCGTCGCGATCCCGACCCGCGCCAGGATGTTGCCGGACACGGCCTGGTTGTCCTCGAACAGCGCGGAGTAGTTCTTGATCTTCTGCTGCTGGCTCTTCGTGATCTCCCGGAGCTTCCGGTTCTCCTGCAGCAGGACGTACTGCTGGAGGGCGAGGCTCACCGTGAGCCGCAGGTCCTCGTCGTTCCACGGCTTGGTGATGAACTTGTAGACCGCGCCCTCGTTGACCGCGCCGATGATGGACTGGACGTCGGCGTAGCCGGTGAGCATGATCCGGATCGTCTCGGGCCACCGGTCCCGGACCTTCCGGAGGAACTCGGCGCCCGTCATCCCCGGCATGCGGTGGTCCGAGACGATGAGGTGGGCCGGCGCCTCCTCGAGGAGCTCGAACGCGCGGTCGGCGGTCGCCGCGGTCCGGATGTCGTAATTTTCGTCGAGGAAGATCCGGCGGAGGGCGGAAAGGACCGGTTCCTCGTCGTCCACGAAGAGGAGGCGGAACGGCCCCGCGGAATCCTCCGCCTCCTTCACGGAAACCGGCGACGCTGGAGCGGTCGGCGCCTGCCGGCCGGCGGCGGCGAAAAGGTCAGCGTACTTCGCCATGGACGGATCCTTCCAGCGGCAGGATCAACCGGAACACGGCCCCGCCGCCCTCCGGGCACGCGACCTCGATGCGGCCTTCCAGCGCGCGCGCGGCGTCGTATGCGACGGAAAGCCCGAGCCCTTTCCCGGTGCCGATCTCCCTCGTCGTGAAAAACGGCTCGAAGATCCTCCGGCGGATCTCCGGAGGAATCCCCGGCCCGTTGTCCCCGATCTCGACAACGGCGGACGCCCCTTCCGCCCGCGCGCGGATCCGGACCGCGAGCCCCTCTCCGCGCGACTGGAATGCGTTCCGCAGCAGGTGCAGGAGGATGACGCCGACCCGGGCCGGATGGCAATGGCACGGCGGCACCGGCTCCATGTCCTTCTCTACGGCCGTCCCGGGGGGGATCTCGGCGGCGATCACCCGCAGCGTCCGCTCGATCTCCGCCGCGATGTCCACCAGCTGGACCTCTCCGTCGTCCACATGGGAGAAGCCGCGCAGGTCGGAGACGATCCCGCGCACCCGCTCCGTCCCATCCAGGGTCTGGCGGACGAGGTCCGGAATGTCCCGGGCGACGGACGCGATCTTCAGCCGCCCCCGGAGCGCCCGCAGCGCGTCCGCGTCTTCCGGAGTCACCGGACCTTTGTCCAGAATCGCCCCGACCGCCGCGTCGTATTCCGCGAACCGCCCGGCGTACCGACCGAGGGTCGTGATGTTGCTCGCGACGAAGCCCAACGGGTTGTTGATCTCGTGCGCCACGCCCGCCGCGAGCCGGCCGACGGCGGCCATCGTCTCCTGCTGGGCAAGGCGCGTCATCGCCGCTTCCAGCTCCGCGGTGCGCTCCCGGACCTTCACCTCGAGGGTCTCCGCGAGCTCGCGGTACCCCCGCTCCGACGCCTCCAGGCGGCGGAACGATTCGAGCAGCTCCCGGTGCGTCTCCTTGACCACGTGGACGTGGGTCTCCGTCGTGAGCATCCGCTTGAGGCTGCTCTCCGCCATCCCGCTCAACGCCCGCGCCGCGACCGACGCCGCCCGTGCAAACTGTTCCGGGTCCTCCCCCCCTCCGCGGGCCACGATCCTCCCGACCTCCTCCCCTTCCAGGAAGACCGGGAACGTAACGTCCCCGGGCTCCGGCGCGGGCTCGCCCGCTTCCGAGCGCTCCAGGCTCCACAGGACCCGCCCTCCGTCGTCCTCGACCCGCACACACGCGGCGCCCGCGTCCGCCACCTCGTCCAGCAGCGGCGACACTTCCGCGGCGGACAGCAGGTCGACGAGGCCCCTCTCCTCTCCCACGACGAATTCGATCATGGGACCAGCCGTTCCACGAACGCCTCCCGTTCCAGGCCGTGCCGGTCCCGGAAGGCGATGCGCCGATCGAGGCTGTCGTACAGCCGCCCGGCGGCCTCCCGGAACGTCTCCAGGACGCCCCACCCCTCCCTGGCCGAAGCAAGCGTGACCGGGATCCCCGTCGGGTCCCACAACGAGCGGATCTCCCGCTCGGGGACGATGTCGGGAAGGTCCCGCTTGTTGAACTGCACGACCAAAGGGGTCCGCTCGAAATCGAGCCCCACGAGCGCGACGTTCCGTTCCAGGTTGGCGAAGCTC
It contains:
- a CDS encoding ATP-binding protein translates to MIEFVVGEERGLVDLLSAAEVSPLLDEVADAGAACVRVEDDGGRVLWSLERSEAGEPAPEPGDVTFPVFLEGEEVGRIVARGGGEDPEQFARAASVAARALSGMAESSLKRMLTTETHVHVVKETHRELLESFRRLEASERGYRELAETLEVKVRERTAELEAAMTRLAQQETMAAVGRLAAGVAHEINNPLGFVASNITTLGRYAGRFAEYDAAVGAILDKGPVTPEDADALRALRGRLKIASVARDIPDLVRQTLDGTERVRGIVSDLRGFSHVDDGEVQLVDIAAEIERTLRVIAAEIPPGTAVEKDMEPVPPCHCHPARVGVILLHLLRNAFQSRGEGLAVRIRARAEGASAVVEIGDNGPGIPPEIRRRIFEPFFTTREIGTGKGLGLSVAYDAARALEGRIEVACPEGGGAVFRLILPLEGSVHGEVR
- a CDS encoding GTPase, whose amino-acid sequence is SFANLERNVALVGLDFERTPLVVQFNKRDLPDIVPEREIRSLWDPTGIPVTLASAREGWGVLETFREAAGRLYDSLDRRIAFRDRHGLEREAFVERLVP